In Enterobacter sp. 638, a single window of DNA contains:
- a CDS encoding multidrug ABC transporter permease/ATP-binding protein, which yields MQLLLLVWRQYRWPFVAVMALSLASAALGIGLIAFINVRLIEMVDSSLSVLPEFLGLLLLLMAVTLASQLALTTLGHHFVFRLRGEFIKRILDTQVERIEQLGSASLLAGLTSDVRAITIAFVRLPELVQGIILTFGSAAYLAWLSTKMLAVTALWIVVTIWGGYMLVARVYKHMAVLRETEDKLYNDYQTVLEGRKELTLNRERAEHIFNNLYIPDAREYRHHIIRADTFHLSAVNWSNIMMLGAIGLVFWMANSLGWADTNVAATYSLTLLFLRTPLLSAVGALPTLLSAQVAFRKLNQFALAPFRPEFPRPEAFPDWKTLELRNVMFHYQDNNFAVGPVNLTINRGEMLFLIGGNGSGKSTLAMLLTGLYQPQSGEILLDGKPISAQKPEDYRKLFSAVFTDVWLFDQLLGSEGKQANPELVDKWLEQLKMSHKLELQDGKILNLKLSKGQKKRVALLLALAEERDIILLDEWAADQDPHFRREFYQILLPLMQEMGKTIFAISHDDHYFIHADRLLEMRDGQLSELTGDERDAASRDAVARTA from the coding sequence ATGCAACTACTTTTACTCGTCTGGCGTCAGTACCGTTGGCCGTTTGTCGCGGTGATGGCGCTTAGCCTTGCCAGCGCCGCGCTGGGGATTGGTTTAATCGCCTTTATCAACGTGCGTCTGATTGAAATGGTCGACTCTTCATTGTCGGTGCTGCCCGAATTTTTGGGTCTGCTACTGCTGCTGATGGCGGTGACGCTGGCGTCGCAGCTGGCGCTTACGACGCTGGGACACCATTTTGTTTTTCGCCTGCGCGGTGAATTTATCAAACGTATTCTGGACACTCAGGTTGAACGTATTGAACAGCTCGGCAGCGCATCACTGTTGGCCGGGCTGACCAGCGACGTGCGTGCAATTACGATTGCTTTTGTGCGCTTGCCGGAACTGGTGCAGGGGATCATTCTCACCTTCGGATCAGCGGCTTATCTTGCCTGGCTATCGACCAAAATGTTAGCCGTGACGGCGCTGTGGATTGTCGTCACCATCTGGGGCGGCTACATGCTGGTGGCGCGTGTTTACAAGCATATGGCCGTGCTGCGCGAAACCGAAGACAAGCTGTATAACGATTATCAGACGGTACTGGAAGGGCGCAAAGAGCTGACGCTTAACCGTGAACGCGCCGAACATATTTTCAACAATCTCTACATTCCCGATGCCCGCGAGTACCGTCATCATATTATTCGCGCCGATACGTTCCATCTGAGCGCCGTTAACTGGTCAAACATCATGATGCTGGGTGCGATTGGTCTGGTGTTTTGGATGGCAAACAGCCTGGGTTGGGCTGACACCAACGTGGCGGCGACGTACTCGCTGACGCTGCTGTTCCTGCGAACACCGCTGCTGTCTGCGGTTGGCGCGCTGCCCACGCTGCTTAGTGCGCAAGTGGCTTTCAGAAAGCTTAATCAGTTTGCTCTGGCCCCTTTCAGACCTGAATTCCCGCGCCCTGAGGCTTTCCCTGACTGGAAAACGCTGGAACTGCGCAACGTAATGTTCCACTACCAGGACAATAATTTTGCGGTAGGTCCGGTGAACCTGACCATTAATCGCGGGGAGATGCTGTTTCTGATTGGCGGTAACGGCAGCGGAAAATCTACGCTGGCGATGCTGCTGACCGGGCTGTATCAGCCCCAGTCGGGTGAAATTTTGCTGGATGGTAAACCGATTTCCGCTCAAAAACCGGAAGATTATCGCAAACTATTTTCCGCGGTCTTCACCGACGTGTGGCTCTTTGATCAACTGTTAGGATCGGAAGGTAAACAGGCCAATCCGGAGCTGGTCGATAAATGGCTTGAACAGCTGAAAATGTCGCACAAGCTGGAGCTTCAGGACGGTAAAATCCTGAACCTTAAGCTGTCAAAAGGGCAGAAAAAACGCGTGGCGCTGCTGCTGGCGTTAGCCGAAGAGCGCGATATCATCCTGCTGGATGAATGGGCTGCTGACCAGGACCCGCATTTCCGCCGCGAGTTCTATCAGATATTGCTGCCACTCATGCAGGAGATGGGCAAAACGATTTTTGCCATCAGTCACGACGATCACTACTTTATTCACGCCGACCGGTTACTCGAGATGCGTGACGGTCAGTTAAGTGAATTAACGGGTGATGAGCGCGATGCCGCCTCGCGTGATGCGGTCGCACGTACCGCTTAA
- the alkB gene encoding DNA oxidative demethylase AlkB yields the protein MLDLFADEQPWQEPLAAGAVVLRRFAVTSAAALLHNIEAVAAISPFRHMVTPGGYTMSVAMTSCGGLGWTTNDRGYLYSSVDPVTQCPWPPIPAVFNALCHEAAVAAGYPEFQPDACLINRYAPGAKLSLHQDKDEPNLRAPIVSVSLGLPAIFQFGGLQRNDPLKRLMLEHGDVVVWGGESRLFYHGIQPLKPGQHPLTGEYRYNLTFRQASNSE from the coding sequence ATGCTCGATTTATTTGCTGATGAGCAGCCCTGGCAAGAGCCGTTGGCGGCGGGGGCTGTCGTTCTTCGCCGCTTTGCCGTCACCAGTGCAGCCGCGCTTTTACACAATATTGAAGCGGTAGCGGCTATTTCACCTTTTCGTCATATGGTGACGCCGGGCGGTTACACCATGTCGGTGGCGATGACCAGCTGCGGTGGACTCGGCTGGACGACTAACGATCGTGGTTATCTCTATTCCTCCGTCGACCCAGTGACTCAGTGCCCGTGGCCGCCGATTCCTGCGGTATTCAATGCGCTTTGTCATGAAGCAGCTGTCGCGGCGGGATATCCCGAGTTTCAGCCCGATGCCTGCTTGATCAACCGTTATGCACCGGGCGCAAAACTGTCGTTACACCAGGATAAAGACGAACCTAATCTGCGTGCGCCGATTGTCTCCGTGTCGTTGGGGTTGCCCGCGATCTTTCAGTTTGGCGGCTTGCAGCGTAACGATCCGCTGAAACGCCTGATGCTGGAACACGGTGATGTGGTGGTGTGGGGCGGTGAGTCACGGTTGTTTTATCATGGCATTCAACCGCTTAAGCCGGGTCAGCATCCATTAACAGGTGAATACCGCTACAACCTGACTTTCCGCCAGGCTTCCAATAGCGAATAA